One segment of Acropora muricata isolate sample 2 chromosome 8, ASM3666990v1, whole genome shotgun sequence DNA contains the following:
- the LOC136926680 gene encoding uncharacterized protein — MDCKNNKKDTIFAKLVMQGQINSALRYLSEDNCRGVLPLTDDVMRQLHEKHPEAQDAKLGSILFGPVEEVHDSLYQQIDGEMIREAALRTKGSGGPSGVDANGFKRILTCKSFKKSSANLCDALATMTRKLCTEYIDPRTIEPILANRLIPLDKGEGAVRPIGVGEVIRRIIGKCVMRVTKEDVLDASGSLQVCAGLRSGSEAAVHAMYSIFEEEETDAVLLIDASNAFNALNRAAALHNIRVLCPPLATYAINTYRQPARLFITGGSELKSAEGTTQGDPLAMAIYAISLQPLITRLGISSEAKQCWYADDASGSGSLEVIKQWWDELTEVGPNLGYYPNAKKCWLITKPEKVEGARAIFEGTAINISTQGQSHLGAALGSREYLEEYVGSKVEDWVSQVVKLAEFAMSQPQACYAAFTFGLRHRWTYLFRTLPDIEDLVEPLERAIADVLIPSITDHHCTTPSERDLLALPVRLGGLGIINPSQDAGLQYQASMKTTAPLVENIVSQVHETPDDTVVSALQQSARREKNEVLRTRLHEIKNSLTLKTQRAVELASDKGASNWLTVIPIDEMGFTLNKGEFRDALKLRYDWEIADKPSICVCGDVFNVDHAMVCRRGGFIIQRHNELRDLEADMLSMVCNDVEIEPVLQELTGESLPSGANRAPDARLDIHARGFWERQRSAFFDVRVCHPNADSYRDLDLKQIYKQHENDKKRLYTQRVMNVEQGTFTPLVFTTTGGMGEECKRYHNRLAELVAAKKGEVYANTVSWIRSKVSFAILRAALLCLRGSRTPKRTIRSNVQEADFELDRFRAKI, encoded by the coding sequence atggactgcaaaaacaataaaaaggatacAATATTTGCCAAGCTAGTCATGCAAGGGCAGATAAACTCTGCTCTGAGATATCTGAGTGAGGACAACTGCCGTGGGGTGCTACCGCTGACCGACGATGTCATGAGACAGCTCCATGAGAAACATCCTGAGGCACAAGATGCAAAGCTTGGCTCGATACTCTTTGGACCGGTAGAGGAAGTACATGATTCGCTATACCAGCAGATTGATGGCGAAATGATACGCGAGGCGGCACTACGAACCAAAGGATCGGGCGGCCCCTCAGGCGTTGACGCAAATGGCTTCAAGCGTATTCTCACTTGCAAATCCTTCAAGAAATCAAGTGCGAACTTATGCGATGCCTTGGCAACAATGACCAGAAAGTTATGCACAGAGTATATTGATCCACGGACTATTGAACCAATATTAGCCAACAGGCTAATACCTCTGGACAAGGGTGAAGGCGCAGTCCGCCCAATTGGTGTGGGTGAAGTTATTAGAAGGATAATTGGAAAGTGCGTCATGAGGGTTACCAAGGAGGATGTTCTCGACGCTAGTGGATCACTACAGGTGTGCGCAGGCCTCAGGAGCGGGAGCGAGGCTGCTGTCCATGCAATGTATTCTATATTTGAAGAGGAAGAAACAGATGCTGTACTCCTGATTGATGCCTCAAATGCTTTCAACGCACTAAACAGAGCTGCTGCGCTTCATAATATAAGGGTTCTGTGTCCACCCTTAGCAACATACGCAATCAATACGTACCGGCAACCGGCGAGACTGTTTATAACAGGAGGAAGCGAGCTCAAATCCGCCGAAGGCACAACACAAGGGGATCCCTTGGCGATGGCGATTTACGCCATCAGCCTTCAACCCTTGATTACACGCTTGGGTATCTCCAGTGAAGCAAAACAATGCTGGTATGCCGATGACGCAAGTGGGTCCGGATCTCTGGAAGTGATAAAGCAATGGTGGGACGAACTGACCGAAGTTGGGCCTAATCTGGGATACTACCCAAACGCCAAGAAATGTTGGCTTATTACTAAACCTGAAAAGGTGGAGGGTGCTCGAGCAATTTTCGAAGGAACTGCGATTAACATCTCTACGCAGGGTCAAAGTCATCTAGGGGCAGCCCTGGGCTCCAGAGAATATCTGGAAGAATACGTCGGTAGTAAAGTGGAGGACTGGGTAAGCCAAGTGGTTAAGCTGGCGGAATTTGCCATGTCACAACCCCAAGCGTGCTACGCAGCCTTTACATTTGGCTTACGGCACCGATGGACATATCTTTTTAGAACACTTCCTGATATAGAAGATCTAGTAGAACCTTTGGAACGCGCCATTGCCGATGTCTTAATACCATCAATAACGGACCATCATTGCACAACACCGAGCGAAAGGGACCTCTTGGCACTACCAGTTAGACTGGGTGGGCTTGGAATTATAAATCCAAGCCAGGATGCAGGCCTACAGTACCAAGCGTCAATGAAGACCACAGCGCCATTAGTCGAGAACATTGTTTCGCAAGTCCATGAAACACCAGACGATACCGTTGTTAGCGCACTACAGCAGAGTGCGCGAAGAGAGAAAAACGAGGTGCTCCGAACAAGACTACATGAAATCAAGAACTCTCTAACTCTGAAGACACAGCGTGCTGTTGAACTTGCTTCTGACAAAGGTGCATCTAATTGGCTGACAGTCATACCGATTGACGAAATGGGCTTCACTCTGAACAAGGGCGAGTTTCGAGACGCTCTAAAGCTCAGATACGACTGGGAAATCGCCGACAAGCCATCCATTTGCGTGTGTGGCGATGTCTTTAATGTTGATCATGCCATGGTCTGCAGGCGTGGCGGCTTCATAATACAGCGTCATAATGAGCTGAGAGATCTCGAAGCAGACATGCTTAGCATGGTCTGCAATGATGTCGAGATTGAGCCCGTCCTCCAAGAGCTCACGGGAGAGTCGCTGCCAAGCGGAGCTAACAGAGCTCCCGACGCTCGCCTAGACATCCATGCCAGAGGCTTTTGGGAAAGGCAAAGGTCAGCGTTCTTTGATGTACGGGTATGTCACCCCAACGCTGATTCTTACAGAGACCTGGACCTCAAGCAGATATACAAGCAGCACGAGAATGACAAGAAGAGATTGTACACGCAAAGAGTGATGAACGTTGAACAGGGAACATTTACACCATTAGTGTTTACAACAACAGGCGGCATGGGAGAAGAGTGCAAGAGATACCATAACAGGCTGGCAGAGCTAGTCGCAGCGAAAAAAGGAGAGGTCTATGCCAACACCGTCTCCTGGATAAGATCTAAAGTCTCCTTTGCCATCCTTAGGGCAGCTCTACTCTGCCTTAGAGGGTCGAGAACACCTAAAAGGACAATTAGAAGTAATGTTCAAGAAGCGGACTTTGAATTAGATAGATTTCGTGCCAAAATCTag
- the LOC136925900 gene encoding uncharacterized protein isoform X2, protein MLLLTATASLLWIIVPVAGSEAVKAISTDHERSIVFMEPISDKVLLGHVIRREPVSDEGQCRVKCYMEPSCVSINVGPMNQVTMTCDLNNATADGSPGSTLQQKIGYLHLAVENHCHSDPCCEKNALCQVGFTEKRYRCVCQEGYQGTHCNEECQDALGMENGGVLDEQITASSELNDNSAAYQGRLNAHESVQESTVESGAWVAGTSDQSQWLQVDLYDEESLISRVATQGRNQNVSWVLANSQWVEKYKLQYSNDGRDFEYYHEQEKSAAKEFTGNTDENSIVFHDLIPPIRARYIRFRPTAWHQHISMRVELYGCCDSFSVIVCEGQTKEIRCESISKIRVLRANYGRLHPKTCPHPSIRTINCQASTSLNNVKNICQGKTACTLRSNSGSFGGDPCGGTYKYLLVGYKCEN, encoded by the exons ATGCTGCTTCTTACAGCCACTGCCTCCCTGCTATGGATTATAGTTCCAGTTGCTGGTTCAGAAGCAGTTAAAG CGATTTCGACAGATCACGAGCGTAGCATAGTATTTATGGAACCAATATCAGATAAAGTACTTTTGGGTCATGTGATAAGAAGAGAGCCAGTAAGTGATGAAGGTCAATGTCGAGTGAAGTGTTATATGGAGCCCAGCTGTGTTTCAATCAATGTGGGGCCTATGAATCAGGTGACGATGACGTGCGACTTAAACAATGCCACTGCTGATGGATCCCCAGGCAGTACACTACAACAAAAAATTGGATATTTGCATTTAGCAGTAGAG AATCATTGCCACAGTGACCCTTGCTGTGAGAAAAATGCACTTTGTCAAGTTGGGTTCACCGAAAAACGCTACAGATGCGTTTGCCAAGAGGGGTATCAGGGCACTCATTGCAACGAAG AATGCCAGGACGCCCTCGGTATGGAGAATGGAGGAGTACTAGATGAACAAATTACCGCCTCTTCAGAATTGAATGATAATAGTGCCGCCTATCAAGGAAGACTTAACGCTCATGAATCTGTCCAGGAAAGCACTGTTGAATCAGGAGCATGGGTCGCTGGTACCAGCGACCAAAGCCAGTGGCTACAAGTTGATTTGTACGACGAGGAATCACTAATAAGCCGTGTTGCGACGCAAGGAAGAAATCAAAATGTTTCCTGGGTTCTAGCTAACAGCCAGTGGGTGGAGAAGTACAAGCTGCAGTACAGTAACGATGGGCGTGACTTTGAATATTACCATGAACAGGAGAAAAGCGCAGCTAAG GAATTCACTGGCAACACAGATGAGAACAGTATTGTGTTTCATGACCTGATTCCTCCAATCAGGGCTCGTTACATCCGTTTTCGACCAACGGCTTGGCATCAGCACATATCTATGAGAGTGGAACTTTACGGCTGTTGTG ATTCCTTCTCAGTTATTGTCTGTGAAGGTCAGACCAAGGAAATAAGATGTGAAAGCATCAGTAAAATCCGCGTTTTGAGGGCAAATTACGGTAGACTGCATCCTAAGACTTGTCCACATCCATCTATCAGAACTATAAACTGTCAGGCCTCCACCTCCCTCAATAATGTGAAAAACATTTGTCAAGGTAAAACAGCCTGTACTTTAAGATCTAATTCTGGATCCTTTGGCGGTGATCCGTGTGGAGGAACTTAcaaatacttacttgttggatATAAATGTGAAAACTGA
- the LOC136925900 gene encoding lactadherin-like isoform X1, with product MLLLTATASLLWIIVPVAGSEAVKAISTDHERSIVFMEPISDKVLLGHVIRREPVSDEGQCRVKCYMEPSCVSINVGPMNQVTMTCDLNNATADGSPGSTLQQKIGYLHLAVENHCHSDPCCEKNALCQVGFTEKRYRCVCQEGYQGTHCNEDVDECTHNLHNCAPNMTCVNEYGSFFCKECQDALGMENGGVLDEQITASSELNDNSAAYQGRLNAHESVQESTVESGAWVAGTSDQSQWLQVDLYDEESLISRVATQGRNQNVSWVLANSQWVEKYKLQYSNDGRDFEYYHEQEKSAAKEFTGNTDENSIVFHDLIPPIRARYIRFRPTAWHQHISMRVELYGCCDSFSVIVCEGQTKEIRCESISKIRVLRANYGRLHPKTCPHPSIRTINCQASTSLNNVKNICQGKTACTLRSNSGSFGGDPCGGTYKYLLVGYKCEN from the exons ATGCTGCTTCTTACAGCCACTGCCTCCCTGCTATGGATTATAGTTCCAGTTGCTGGTTCAGAAGCAGTTAAAG CGATTTCGACAGATCACGAGCGTAGCATAGTATTTATGGAACCAATATCAGATAAAGTACTTTTGGGTCATGTGATAAGAAGAGAGCCAGTAAGTGATGAAGGTCAATGTCGAGTGAAGTGTTATATGGAGCCCAGCTGTGTTTCAATCAATGTGGGGCCTATGAATCAGGTGACGATGACGTGCGACTTAAACAATGCCACTGCTGATGGATCCCCAGGCAGTACACTACAACAAAAAATTGGATATTTGCATTTAGCAGTAGAG AATCATTGCCACAGTGACCCTTGCTGTGAGAAAAATGCACTTTGTCAAGTTGGGTTCACCGAAAAACGCTACAGATGCGTTTGCCAAGAGGGGTATCAGGGCACTCATTGCAACGAAG ATGTAGATGAATGCACTCATAATTTGCACAACTGCGCACCGAACATGACTTGTGTCAATGAGTATGGCTCGTTCTTCTGCAAAG AATGCCAGGACGCCCTCGGTATGGAGAATGGAGGAGTACTAGATGAACAAATTACCGCCTCTTCAGAATTGAATGATAATAGTGCCGCCTATCAAGGAAGACTTAACGCTCATGAATCTGTCCAGGAAAGCACTGTTGAATCAGGAGCATGGGTCGCTGGTACCAGCGACCAAAGCCAGTGGCTACAAGTTGATTTGTACGACGAGGAATCACTAATAAGCCGTGTTGCGACGCAAGGAAGAAATCAAAATGTTTCCTGGGTTCTAGCTAACAGCCAGTGGGTGGAGAAGTACAAGCTGCAGTACAGTAACGATGGGCGTGACTTTGAATATTACCATGAACAGGAGAAAAGCGCAGCTAAG GAATTCACTGGCAACACAGATGAGAACAGTATTGTGTTTCATGACCTGATTCCTCCAATCAGGGCTCGTTACATCCGTTTTCGACCAACGGCTTGGCATCAGCACATATCTATGAGAGTGGAACTTTACGGCTGTTGTG ATTCCTTCTCAGTTATTGTCTGTGAAGGTCAGACCAAGGAAATAAGATGTGAAAGCATCAGTAAAATCCGCGTTTTGAGGGCAAATTACGGTAGACTGCATCCTAAGACTTGTCCACATCCATCTATCAGAACTATAAACTGTCAGGCCTCCACCTCCCTCAATAATGTGAAAAACATTTGTCAAGGTAAAACAGCCTGTACTTTAAGATCTAATTCTGGATCCTTTGGCGGTGATCCGTGTGGAGGAACTTAcaaatacttacttgttggatATAAATGTGAAAACTGA